The nucleotide sequence CTATCCTGGAACGAAAGCTGCCATGCCTGCTCCAGGGTTGGTGCGTCATTGGTTGAATAGCCGATCGTGTCAAGGAAAGCGTCGTTTACATCAAGAACCCGGCCGTTTTTGGAGATATGGGCCATGGGTGTGGGAGCCATTTTAAACAATTGCCGGAAGCGGGTTTCGCTTTCCCGCAGGGCTTGTTCCGTACGCTTGCGCTCGGTAATGTCGCGATCAAAAGTAAGCGACAACTCATAGCCGTTATACTCGAAATGATTGCTTCGGATCTCAACCGGGAAAATGCGTCCGTCCTTTGTAACGTGCCGCGATTCGAAAGCCATGGTGCCTACCCGGCGCCTTTTCTCTTTGTGCTGCTCCCATTGATTCGGGGAGAAATCCGGATCGATATCGAATATCTTCATGGCAAGCAGTTCATCTCGTGAATATCCCAGGCAGTTGCAGGATGAATCGTTTGCATACACAATATGGCCGTCGCTATTGATCCAGAGAATATTGTCCGGTGCCCGATCCATGGCGAACTGTGTCCTTAAAAGCGCTTCTTTTTCCAATATCCGTTTCGTTATATCTGATAAAAAACCTTGATAATAAAGCTTTCCGTCCTTTTCGTTGCGCACGGCACGAACACTGTAAGAGGCCCAAAAGGTGGTGTTGTTTTTTCGGACAAAGCGGCATTCGTGGTTTCGCACTGCTTTGTTTTCTTCCAGCAGGCGCAAAACTTCTTTTCTGTCTTTGGAATCGGCATAGAGGTCTTTGGCAACGTTTTCAACCAACGCCATCATTTCCTGCGGGGATGCAAAGCCAAATATTTCTGCCATGGCGACATTGACATAAAGAAAATTTCCTTCGGGCGTGCTGGAAAATACTCCCACAGGGGCGTTCATCAACATGTCCTGGTAATCGTGAGCCGTGAGGGATGGCATATCCGAAGGTTTTGGAGGATGTTTCTCCTGCATGATCAGCTCCTTTTGGCCTTTCAGTGATCGGGCATTCCGGATAATCTGATTATTCCCCAAGATTTGATGGCACTGTAAAAAGTCTGATTTCAGATGGCGCCGTAAAAAGTTCAAGATCAAGGCTTGCGCAATTTCGAAGAATGCAGCGTACTTATCCGTACGTGAAATTCTGAGAAATTGCGCGTAACGCAGATATTGGACTTTTTATGGCGCCATCAAGATTTTAAAACTGAATTATTATAGCAGGAAAGGCCGCAACAGTATAGGCGGTTTCAAGCAGGGCGGGAAAGGGGGCATGCAGGGGGGGCATCGGGTTCGGCCAATAGCGGCAGATTTGGGTTGTCGGATGAATCCGGGGATCCCGGGGTAGGCGATACGCTGTTTTTCCCCATCAATTAAAGGAAATGCGGTTTATTTGCCGACCGGGCCTGCCCGCTTCCAAAATTCGTATCCGGATTTCGCCATGGCGCAAGGGGACTTTTCCATTCAATGGCGTTTGGTTTACACGATTCCTTGCAGTCGCCGCACTGGACACAGTTGATTTCTGAAGGCCGGGTCTCCAGGTGGCAACGGTGCCTGCACTGATCGCAGTCCGAACAACGGGCGTTTTTTAAAAAGCCAAAAAGGGAAAAACGGGAAAGGATTTCTATTGCGCCGCCCGTGGGGCACAAAAACCGGCACCAGAACATGGGCACGGCCAGGCTCAGGCCCAGGGCCGCAAGTACGAACAGGATTTTATAGATCCATACGGGATCTGCATGTTCAACGGTAAGGCCCACGGATTTAAAAAAATCTCCCGTGCGGATGGGGATGGCCCATCGCGGGTTTTGGGCCAGAAAAAAGAAATAAAGGGCAAGCACCAGCACAAAGTATTTGCCGTAGGCAAGACCGGCGCTTACCCGCTTTTTTAGCTTGCTTTTGAGAAACGATCCCATGGAGAGGATCTCAGAGACCAGCCCGCCCGGGCAGATCCAGCCACAAAAGGCCCGGCCGAAAACAAGCACGGACCCGCCGATCAGAATCCAGCTCCACAGCCAGAGGCTGCGTCCCGGGCATTGGATAACCGGACAATTGCCGCATCCAATATAGGGTACGGCAAAGGGGCATCTGAAGATGCCGTAAAAGGACCATTCACCGATCAGACCCAGGGATATGAACTGGACGATTCGCCGTTTCCAGTTGCTGAAGAATGTTTTAAGCATCGGTAACTCCGTATTTGTGGGTCAGTCGCCGGCCTTCAGAGGAGCGTGCATGGATGAAGCCTGCTGCTTCAAAAAAGCGCTGACTCTTTTCCGAGAGGATGTATTCAATAAACGCCTCGGCCAGATCCAGATTTTTCGCCCATTTCATCATGCCGATAGTAAAAGGGACGGGCGCCGGTGGAATGTATTTTTCGGGAATCGGCAGGATCTCAAGCCGTCCCGCAAAGCAGGGCAGCCGGCTGATACGCAGCTCGATGACTGCAGCATCCGCTTTTCCGTCGGCAAGCGTGGTCATGGCCGTTTGAACGCAGTCTCCCGATTGGACGGCATTTTTTCGGGCTTTTTCAACCACTCCGGCCTTTTCCATTATGATCAGGCTCGCTTTGCCGCCTGGCGGCGAAGCGTCCGGGGCCAGAGCCGTCCGGACATCGTCGCGGGATAGGTCCGCGATTCCTTCGATCCCGGCGGGATTGCCTTTGGGCGTGGCCACCACGTAGCGGGTAAAACACAATGGCTCAAACCAGCGCATTTTGCCCTGCGCTCTGAGTTTTCGCGCCAATTCAAGAACCCTCGGGGCAAACACCTCGGTTTCGGCTGTTCCGGACAAAAGCGATTTGCCCAGGGCTCCGGCAAACGCGCCGGTGTAGGCAATGGCGGCGCCGGTTTTTTGTTCAAAAGCATGGTTGGCGGGTTGAAATGCCTCGGCCAGGCCGCCGCAGGACCAGGCCTGAAGTGTTTTATTCGTGAAGCCGCCGGCAAAAGCGGAGGCTCCCGTGAAAATGCTCGCCCCAAGAGCAAGGCTGCCGGCTTTTAGAAAGGCGCGTCGGTTCAGGCGGTCTTTTGCCATTTGCAGGACTCCTTTCCCGGAATTCCCCGGGCATCAGCCCGGCATTGTTTGCAGGATCTAAATACATGCAGGTAAGGGTGGCACGCTTTGTAAATTGCTGCCATCATCGCCGCATCGGGCGTTTGGCAGTGGCCCAGCCGGGCGGCCGGAATTAGCGGCATGGGGTTGATCACCCCGACCCCGAGATTTGAAACGAATTTTGCAATTTCTGTAATATGGCGGTCATTGATCCCGGGAATCACCACAGTGTTCACCTTGACATAAATGCCGGCGTCAAGCGCTTTTCGAATGCCTTCAAGTTGGCACTCCAACAGAAGCCCCGCCCCCTGGATGCCATCCAGTCGCCTCTCCCCGCTTCTCACACCTGAATGGATTTGTGCGGTGACATTTGGATCCACCCCGTTTACTGTCACACTCAGGAACGCGACCCTCATTTTTTTGAGTTTTTCTACAGCACCCGGCAGGTTCAGGCCGTTGGTGCACAGGCAGAGCCGCGCGTGAGGCAGTTCCCGGTTGATCAGGGAAAGGGTTGTAAAGGTCTCCGGGTTGGCCAGCGGATCGCCCGGCCCCGCAATCCCCACAATTGCCTGCTCGCCTTGCTCGCAAAGAAAGTCCCGGGCTTCATTCGCCGCCTCTTTGGGCGAAAGGATTTTTTCACAAATGCCGGGGCGGTCTTTTTGGTTCAATTCACGGCCGATCCCGCGCTCGCAATAGGCGCAGCGGATGTTGCAGCGGGCGGCAACGGGCAGATGGATCCTTGCGATGCGGTGATGAGCCCGGTCACTCATGCATGGGTGATCAGGAACAGGGGCGGCAGATAACTTCATTCGGCTCCTTTTTCAGAAATTTTCCAGTTGTAAACAAAAGAACGTAACTTAATGTAAATAAATTGCTTTTTCCAATACTTTCTATTTATAAATATATTTTATTTTATTGAAATTATCTATGATTACGCAAAGGATCGCTGTCCCTGTAATGGTGACAAGGCAAGGCGGCACCGGGCGTGCTGGAGCTATTTGATGGGTCGGGAAAACTGCCTGAACCTCACCGCCAGGGAACAATGCCAAAGGGCCGGATAAATCGGCATGATCAGAATGCATGAAGCGCCTGTGCTGCAAATGGCGGCCTTAACCGCGTGTTAACCTCCTGCCTGTTATATGTCCTGCGTAGCCAAAACAAAAAAACGCAAAAGTTTTATGCATTCCAAAATTGCATTTGAAATCCTTGGTTAAGGGGAAAAAAGGACAATGCGGAACCGTTTACGGACAAAAGGCATTTTTTTTCTTCTCTTCCTTGTCATCCTGTTTTTAAGCGCCTGCAGTATGGGGCTGAAGAAGGATTACGCAGCATTGGCGGATCAGGATCGAGAGCGGATCCAGCGCTGGTCCGTGCTGGATGAAGGGGAGCAGGCCGCCATTCTGGGGGATCTGATCAGTTCCCCTGAGATGGAGGCCCTTGTGGATGAGGCATTGGCGGCCAATCCGGATTTGCAGCAGACCTTGCTGACCCTGCGCATCAGACAGGTCCAATACCGGAAGACTTTCGGAGACCGGCTGCCGGAAATCAAAGGGGGCTATACGGCCGGCAAAGAGGAGGACACGGATCCAAGTTATACCGGCTCCCTTTCCATCGGCTGGGAGGTGGACCTGTGGCGGAAACTGGCCGATGAGAGCCGGGCGGCGGGAAAAGATGCGGCCCAGCAGCAGGCCCTTTACCAATCCGCCCGGGACACCCTGGGTGCCGAGGTGATGAAGGCCTGGCTGGAGCTGATCGCCACGCAAAAGAATATCACAATTGAAAAGAAACGTCTCGGTGTGCTGGAAAAAAACGAAGCCTTTATTCTGGGACGTTACAAGAACGGGCTGGGGACCCTTGAGGACCTGGACAGCGCCCGTACCCGTACGGCAAGCTCCCGGGCCAGCCTGGAAGAATACCGGGAAAACCTGGCCAGGCAGCGGCGGGCCCTTAACTCCCTTCTGGGGCGGGAAGCCGGGCCTGCTCTCACCCTGCCGGCCGATTATCCCACGGTCGTCCCCCCGCTGATTTCTCTTCCGGCGCAGACCCTGAAGCGCCGTCCCGACCTGAAGGCCGCCTACCTGGCCATTGAGGCGGAAAGCCTGCGGGCCAGCGCAGCCTACAAGGCGCTTTTGCCCAGCATTGATCTGGAGGCGGCCTTTGAAGACGTGGCCGACACTCCCGGCGCTGCCCTTTTGACCGATCCGGTCTGGTCGGTGCTGGCCGGGTTGACCGCGCCGCTTTACCAGGGCGGAAAACTGAGAGCTGCGGCCGAAATCTCCGGGATGGAAACCGCAAAAGCCTATCAGGCATACCGCGAGACCTTGCTTGATGCCGTAAATGAAGTCGAAGACGCCGTCGGCCAGGAGCAGGCGCTGAAAAAGCAGGTAAGGCATATCAACACCGCGCTGGCCTCGGCGCGCAGCAACCGCTTGCAGTACCGGGAAAAATATCGGGCCGGTCTGGCCGGGATGCTGGATCTTCTCAATGTCCAGGAGCAGACCTATGATCTTGAACAGCAATTAAACAACCTGATTCATGAGCGCCTGGTCAACCGGATTGATCTCGGCCTGGCGCTCGGCCTTGGAGTGAAACAATGATACGACGTTTTTCACAATGGTTCATTCTGTTGGCGGCCATTTTTGTTCTGCTGGCCGCAGCTTTCTATATCCAGCACAGGATGAAGGTGCATGCGAACCGGACGGTGCCGGTAAAAAAAACCGCTGAAAAACACCCGAATGTATCCGTCGTCACCGTTGATACCGCACGCTACCGGGCCAGCGTGAGCGCCCATGCAGCGGCTTTTCCTCATTTTGATCTGACGCTGGTTTCACAGGTGTCCGGCCGGGTACAGTCCCTGGCCGAAGATTTTGAACCCGGAAAGCGGTTGAAAAAAGGACACACCCTGGCCCGGCTGGAAGACTCCGATTATCGGGCAGAAGTGGCCGCCGCAAAGCAGGATTTAAGTGATGCGCAGCTTAATTTGCTGGAAGAAAATCGCGAGGCCCTGCAGGCCAAAGCCGAATGGGAGGCTTCCGGGGTAGGCGGGAAACCCGAATCCGAACTGGTGCTTCGCAAGCCGCAGGTGGCCGCCGCTGAAGCCGCCGTTGCCAATGCCCGCGCCGCTCTGGCAAGCGCCCGCAAGGATCTTGCCCGGACCCGTATTACCGCACCCTTTGATGCACTGGTGGTTGAACGTATGATTTCGCCGGGAAGCTATGTCCAGGCCGGTACTGATATTGCCAGGCTGTACAGTACGGACAGGGCTGAAATTTTTGTTTCCCTGTCTGCCAAAGATTGGTCCAAACTGCCCGGGGCAAGGCTGCTTGAAAGCGGCGGCTGGAATGCCGAACTTCAAAATATCGGAAACGGACAAACCTGGTCAGCCCGGGTCCTGCGGGCAGAGCAGCACCTTGAGGAAGCAACCCGGCAGAGGGATCTGATCCTTGCTGTTGATAACCCGCTTGATTCAAAACCGCCTTTTTTGCCCGGGACCTTTATTAAAGCGACCATTCCCGGCCGAAGCATGGAAAACCTCTGGAAACTGCCCGGCTCGGCTTTGAGCCAGGAGGGCGAGATCTGGTATGTCAAAGCCGACGATACGCTGGCAGCATTTTCGGCAGCAGTGTGTTTCAGCGATGAAAAGGCCATGTATGTGCCCGTGCCGGAGGCCTTGAGAAAGAGCGAACAGAGAGTTCTGGTTCATCCGCTGACAAGTTATATGCGGGGAATGCGGGTCCGGCCGGTTGCGGAGAGGGTCCATGAATAATTCGATGAAAGGGATTATCGCCTGGTTTGCCACCAACCCGGTGGCTGCCAACCTGCTTTTGGTCCTCGTCATTGTGCTTGGCCTTTTTCAGGCGGCAAACTTGCGCAAGGAAGCCTTTCCCAGTATGGAGCCCGACAGCCTGACGATCTCGGTCACCTATGACAGCGGTTCAGCCAAGCAATCCGAGGAAGGGATCGCGATAAAAATCGAGGACCAGCTCGAGGATGTCACCGGCATTGAATCGATCACCAGTTCCTCCACACGGCGGGGCAGCACTGTGACCGTTGAGAAACAGGCCGACTATGATCTCGATGTGCTGTTAAGAGACGTGAAGACCAAGGTGGATGCCATTTCCAACTTTCCCGTTGCAGCGGAAAACCCGGTTATTGAAAAAGCGGAGCGGGAAGAACATTCGCTCTGGCTCCAGCTCCACGGCGAGGCCGGCCGGCACACGCTGCAGCAGCTTGCCGATGAACTCAAAACAGATCTGCTCGCCAATCCTTATGTCAACCGGGTGACCATTTCCGGGTGGCTTGATCCGATGATGGTCATTGAGATCGGCGAGGGGCAGCTTCAGGCTTATGGTCTGTCGCTGGCGGATGTGGAGACGGCCGTTAACCAGGAGTCTTCGAACACGGCAACAGCTGTGCTGAGAAACGAGAGTGTATATCTCCAGCTCAAGGCTTCGGAGCAGGCTTATTACAATGAAGCTTTCGCTGCCATTCCGCTTTTGACCCGAAATGACGGCAGCCGGGTGCGGCTGGGGGATGTGGCCTTGATCCGTGACACCTTCGATGATGACACCTCGGTGCTGTCGCGTTTTAACGGCCATCCCGGCATTGCCCTGCAGGTCATTACCACCGGGCAGGACGACATTTCAGATTCGGTTGCGGGAGCCCGGCAGGTGGTCGAAGAGTGGCGGAACAACGGCAGCCTGCCCCAGGGCGTGTCCCTTTCGAGCTGGTATGACCGCAGTACCATGATCACGGAGCGTCTGCAGCTTCTGATCAAGAATGCGCTGGCCGGTATCGCAATGGTTTTTGTCCTCCTGGCCGTTTTCTTGAACCTCTCGGTGGGGTTCTGGGTGGCCATGGGACTGCCCTTTGTGTTTCTGGGCACCCTGTATTTTATGGGTGATGCCTTTGCCGGGCTCTCGCTCAATGAAATGACCACCTTTGGCTTTATCATTGCCCTGGGTATCGTGGTCGACGATGCCGTGGTGATCGGAGAAAACGTCTACACCACACGTTCCGCCCTTGGCGACACGGTGGAGAACACCATCAAGGGAACCCGGCAGGTGGCGATACCGACCCTGTTCGGGGTCTTTACCACAGTGGCGGCATTTTATGCGATTTCGCAGACCAGCGGGCACCTGGGAGAACTTTATGCCCAGTTCGCCATGATTGTGGCCATCTGCCTCATGCTCTCGGCCGTTGAGTCCAAACTGATTCTGCCCGCCCACCTGGCTCATCTCAACACCCGGCCGCAGGTGAGCAAAAATCCTTTGCTGCGGGGCTGGCAGAAGATTCAGACCGGCGCGGACAAGGGGCTTTCCTGGTTTAACCGGCGCTGTTACGGGCCGGTCATTGACCGGGCGCTCAAATACCGGTATGCGGTTGTTGTTCTGTTTCTGACGATTTTTGTTCTGGTTGTGACAATGCCTTTGACCGGTGCGCTACAGGTGAGTTTTTTCCCCGATATCCCGGGTGATACCGTCCGCGCCCAACTGACGATGGAAAATGATGCCAGCTTCGGCCGGACCCATGCGGCTTTAAATCTCCTGGAGGAAAGAGCCTATGAAACCGGCCGGCGGCTTTGCGGCACAGATGAGGGTGAAACAGGCATCGCCAATCTTCAGGTGCTGTCCGAGGCCGATCAGTCCGGATCGGTGAAGGTGGAGCTCAAAAAGACAGCCCCTTATGACATTGGCACGTTCACGAAACAATGGCGGGAGGCGACCGGCCTGCCGGAAGGCACCCGGACAGTAAGCATTCAGAACGCGCCGGCCATGGTCGATGCCCTGCGTGTTGAACTGCGGGCAAACGATGATGAATTGCTGAGAACTGCGGGCCGGGCATTCAAGGAAAGGCTTCAGAAAATTCCGGGTGTCAGCGGTATTGAAGACAATCTCGAACCCGGCCAGCCGCAGCTTCGTTTTGAGCTGACGCAGCAGGGACGATCCCTTGGCGTTACCATGGAGATGCTGGCCGAGCAGATTTTACAAGCGTTTAACGGCCAGGTCGTTCAGCGGTTTCAGCGGGGAAGCGACGAGATCGAGGTCAAGGTCCGCTACCCGGAATCCGCCCGGGAAAGCGCCGCGGATGTGCTGGATGCCAATGTCCGCACAGCGGACGGAACAGTGCTGCCGCTTTCCGCGGTTGCCAGGGCAGGCTACGGTTTTACCCGGGATACAATTGCCCGCATTGACGGCAAACGCGCCGTCTATATATCGGCGGATGTGGACAAGGACACCCTCTCTTCCACCGATCTGGTCAGTATGTTGCAGCGCGACATCGCCCCCGGACTGGAAAACCAGTATCCCGGCCTGGACATTCACTTTGCCGGGGAAGCCGAAGAACAGGCAAAGACCCAGACCTCAATGCTGAAAATGTTTCTGCTGGCCCTGCTCATCATTTATTTTCTGCTGGCCGTGCCGCTGAAATCCTATATCCAGCCGATTCTCATCATGACGGCCATCCCCTTCGGGATTGTGGGCGCCATGCTCGGCCACTGGCTCAATGATCT is from Desulfosalsimonas propionicica and encodes:
- a CDS encoding 4Fe-4S binding protein, translated to MLKTFFSNWKRRIVQFISLGLIGEWSFYGIFRCPFAVPYIGCGNCPVIQCPGRSLWLWSWILIGGSVLVFGRAFCGWICPGGLVSEILSMGSFLKSKLKKRVSAGLAYGKYFVLVLALYFFFLAQNPRWAIPIRTGDFFKSVGLTVEHADPVWIYKILFVLAALGLSLAVPMFWCRFLCPTGGAIEILSRFSLFGFLKNARCSDCDQCRHRCHLETRPSEINCVQCGDCKESCKPNAIEWKSPLAPWRNPDTNFGSGQARSANKPHFL
- a CDS encoding substrate-binding domain-containing protein; its protein translation is MAKDRLNRRAFLKAGSLALGASIFTGASAFAGGFTNKTLQAWSCGGLAEAFQPANHAFEQKTGAAIAYTGAFAGALGKSLLSGTAETEVFAPRVLELARKLRAQGKMRWFEPLCFTRYVVATPKGNPAGIEGIADLSRDDVRTALAPDASPPGGKASLIIMEKAGVVEKARKNAVQSGDCVQTAMTTLADGKADAAVIELRISRLPCFAGRLEILPIPEKYIPPAPVPFTIGMMKWAKNLDLAEAFIEYILSEKSQRFFEAAGFIHARSSEGRRLTHKYGVTDA
- a CDS encoding radical SAM protein, with amino-acid sequence MKLSAAPVPDHPCMSDRAHHRIARIHLPVAARCNIRCAYCERGIGRELNQKDRPGICEKILSPKEAANEARDFLCEQGEQAIVGIAGPGDPLANPETFTTLSLINRELPHARLCLCTNGLNLPGAVEKLKKMRVAFLSVTVNGVDPNVTAQIHSGVRSGERRLDGIQGAGLLLECQLEGIRKALDAGIYVKVNTVVIPGINDRHITEIAKFVSNLGVGVINPMPLIPAARLGHCQTPDAAMMAAIYKACHPYLHVFRSCKQCRADARGIPGKESCKWQKTA
- a CDS encoding TolC family protein; translation: MGLKKDYAALADQDRERIQRWSVLDEGEQAAILGDLISSPEMEALVDEALAANPDLQQTLLTLRIRQVQYRKTFGDRLPEIKGGYTAGKEEDTDPSYTGSLSIGWEVDLWRKLADESRAAGKDAAQQQALYQSARDTLGAEVMKAWLELIATQKNITIEKKRLGVLEKNEAFILGRYKNGLGTLEDLDSARTRTASSRASLEEYRENLARQRRALNSLLGREAGPALTLPADYPTVVPPLISLPAQTLKRRPDLKAAYLAIEAESLRASAAYKALLPSIDLEAAFEDVADTPGAALLTDPVWSVLAGLTAPLYQGGKLRAAAEISGMETAKAYQAYRETLLDAVNEVEDAVGQEQALKKQVRHINTALASARSNRLQYREKYRAGLAGMLDLLNVQEQTYDLEQQLNNLIHERLVNRIDLGLALGLGVKQ
- a CDS encoding efflux RND transporter periplasmic adaptor subunit gives rise to the protein MIRRFSQWFILLAAIFVLLAAAFYIQHRMKVHANRTVPVKKTAEKHPNVSVVTVDTARYRASVSAHAAAFPHFDLTLVSQVSGRVQSLAEDFEPGKRLKKGHTLARLEDSDYRAEVAAAKQDLSDAQLNLLEENREALQAKAEWEASGVGGKPESELVLRKPQVAAAEAAVANARAALASARKDLARTRITAPFDALVVERMISPGSYVQAGTDIARLYSTDRAEIFVSLSAKDWSKLPGARLLESGGWNAELQNIGNGQTWSARVLRAEQHLEEATRQRDLILAVDNPLDSKPPFLPGTFIKATIPGRSMENLWKLPGSALSQEGEIWYVKADDTLAAFSAAVCFSDEKAMYVPVPEALRKSEQRVLVHPLTSYMRGMRVRPVAERVHE
- a CDS encoding efflux RND transporter permease subunit, with the protein product MNNSMKGIIAWFATNPVAANLLLVLVIVLGLFQAANLRKEAFPSMEPDSLTISVTYDSGSAKQSEEGIAIKIEDQLEDVTGIESITSSSTRRGSTVTVEKQADYDLDVLLRDVKTKVDAISNFPVAAENPVIEKAEREEHSLWLQLHGEAGRHTLQQLADELKTDLLANPYVNRVTISGWLDPMMVIEIGEGQLQAYGLSLADVETAVNQESSNTATAVLRNESVYLQLKASEQAYYNEAFAAIPLLTRNDGSRVRLGDVALIRDTFDDDTSVLSRFNGHPGIALQVITTGQDDISDSVAGARQVVEEWRNNGSLPQGVSLSSWYDRSTMITERLQLLIKNALAGIAMVFVLLAVFLNLSVGFWVAMGLPFVFLGTLYFMGDAFAGLSLNEMTTFGFIIALGIVVDDAVVIGENVYTTRSALGDTVENTIKGTRQVAIPTLFGVFTTVAAFYAISQTSGHLGELYAQFAMIVAICLMLSAVESKLILPAHLAHLNTRPQVSKNPLLRGWQKIQTGADKGLSWFNRRCYGPVIDRALKYRYAVVVLFLTIFVLVVTMPLTGALQVSFFPDIPGDTVRAQLTMENDASFGRTHAALNLLEERAYETGRRLCGTDEGETGIANLQVLSEADQSGSVKVELKKTAPYDIGTFTKQWREATGLPEGTRTVSIQNAPAMVDALRVELRANDDELLRTAGRAFKERLQKIPGVSGIEDNLEPGQPQLRFELTQQGRSLGVTMEMLAEQILQAFNGQVVQRFQRGSDEIEVKVRYPESARESAADVLDANVRTADGTVLPLSAVARAGYGFTRDTIARIDGKRAVYISADVDKDTLSSTDLVSMLQRDIAPGLENQYPGLDIHFAGEAEEQAKTQTSMLKMFLLALLIIYFLLAVPLKSYIQPILIMTAIPFGIVGAMLGHWLNDLSLGILSLNGIIALSGVVVNDSLLLVSTYNSLKDEEADLVQAISRAGKSRLRAVLLTSLTTFAGLVPLLSETSMQARFLIPAAVSLAYGIIFATVITLILIPVLLMIRHDAGERLSRIPRQIKLLQKKAQPC